A region of Anguilla rostrata isolate EN2019 chromosome 10, ASM1855537v3, whole genome shotgun sequence DNA encodes the following proteins:
- the cltcl1 gene encoding clathrin heavy chain 1 isoform X1 codes for MAQILPIRFQEHLQLQSLGVNPANIGFSYLTMESDRFICIREKVGEQNQVVIIDMNDPTNPIRRPISADSAIMNPTSKVIALKAAKTLQIFNIEMKSKLKAHTMVEEVMFWKWISVNTVALVTESAVFHWGMEGDSQPLKMFDRHASLAGCQIINYRTDEQQKWLLLIGISAQQNRVVGAMQLYSVDRKVSQPIEGHAAAFAQFKVEGNAKPSTLFCFAVRSQAGGKLHIIEVGQPAAGNQPFAKKAVDVFFPPEAQTDFPVAMQIGTKHGVIYLITKYGYIHLYDLESGVCIYMNRISAETIFVTAPHGPTSGIIGVNKKGQVLSVCVEEENIVSYATSVLQNPDLGLRMAVRSNLAGAEELFARKFSTLFAQGSYSEAAKVAASAPKGILRTADTIRKFQSVPAQPGQASPLLQYFGILLDQGQLNKFESLELCRPVLQQGRKQLLEKWLKEDKLECSEELGDLVKSADPTLALSVYLRANVPNKVIQCFAETGQFQKIVLYAKKVGYSPDWIFLLRSVMRVSPEQGLQFAQMLAQEEEPLANINQMVDVFMESSLIQQCTSFLLDALKNNRPAEGHLQTRLLEMNLIHAPQVADAILGNQMFTHYDRAHIAQLCEKAGLLQRALEHYTDLYDIKRTVVHTHLLNPEWLVNFFGSLSVEDSVECLRAMLSANIRQNLQLCVQVASKYHEQLGTQNLVELFESFKSYEGLFYFLGSIVNFSQDPDVHFKYIQAACKTGQIKEVERICRESNCYDPDRVKNFLKEAKLTDQLPLIIVCDRFDFVHDLVLYLYRNSLQKYIEIYVQKVNPSRLPVVIGGLLDVDCSEDVIKNLIMVVRGQFSTDELVAEVEKRNRLKLLLPWLESRIHEGCEEPATHNALAKIYIDSNNNPERFLRENPFYDSAVVGRYCEKRDPHLACVAYERGECDLDLIKVCNENSLFKSEARYLVRRKDADLWANVLEESNPFRRQLIDQVVQTALSETQDPEEVSVTVKAFMTADLPNELIELLEKIVLDNSVFSEHRNLQNLLILTAIKADRTRVMEYINRLDNYDAPDIANIAISNELFEEAFAIFRKFDVNTSAIQVLIEHIGNLDRAYEFAERCSEPAVWSQLARAQLQQELVKQAIDSYIKADDPSAYMEVVSAASKSSNWEDLVKFLQMARKKAREAYVETELIFALAKTNRLAELEEFVSGPNNAHIQQVGDRCYDEGMYDAAKLLYNNVSNFARLASTLVHLGEYQAAVDSARKANSTRTWKEVCFACVDGTEFRLAQICGLHIVIHADELEELIGYYQDRGYFEELIALLEAALGLERAHMGMFTELAILYSKFKPQKMREHLELFWSRVNIPKVLRAAEQAHLWAELVFLYDKYEEYDNAVITMMNHPTDAWKEGQFKDIIPKVANVELYYKALQFYLDYKPLLINDLLTVLSPRLDHTRAVSFFSKMTQLQLVKPYLRSVQSHNNRGVNEALNSLLTEEEDFQGLRASIDAYDNFDNISLAQRLEGHELVEFRRIAAYLYKGNHRWTQSVELCKKDRLYKDAMLYAAESKDAELAEKLLQWFLEEGKKECFAACLFASYDLLHPDVVLELAWRHNIMDFAMPYFIQLMREYLTKVDEVAEKVTVDKLEASESQRKTEEEVTEPTPIVFGQQLMLTAGPGAVPPQAGYPAYGYSAPGYSQPPYGYNM; via the exons ctgctAAGACGCTGCAGATCTTCAACATCGAGATGAAGAGCAAGCTGAAGGCGCACACCATGGTGGAGGAGGTGATGTTCTGGAAGTGGATCTCGGTGAACACGGTGGCGCTGGTGACGGAGTCCGCCGTGTTCCACTGGGGCATGGAGGGCGACTCGCAGCCGCTCAAGATGTTCGACCGCCACGCCAGCCTGGCCGGCTGCCAGATCATCAACTACAGAACCGACGAGCAGCAGAAGTGGCTCCTGCTCATTGGCATCTCCGCCCAG CAAAACCGGGTGGTGGGCGCCATGCAGCTGTACTCGGTGGACAGGAAGGTGTCCCAGCCAATCGAAGGCCACGCTGCTGCTTTCGCTCAGTTCAAGGTGGAGGGAAACGCCAAACCCTCCACCCTCTTCTGCTTCGCTGTGAGGAGCCAGGCCGGGGGGAAG CTGCACATAATAGAGGTGGGCCAGCCTGCCGCTGGGAATCAGCCGTTTGCTAAGAAGGCCGTGGACGTGTTCTTCCCCCCCGAGGCGCAGACCGACTTCCCCGTGGCCATGCAG ATTGGTACCAAACACGGCGTCATCTACCTGATCACCAAGTACGGCTACATTCACCTGTATGACCTGGAGTCCGGCGTGTGCATCTACATGAACCGCATCAGCGCAGAGACCATCTTCGTCACCGCCCCCCACGGCCCCACCTCCGGCATCATCGGGGTCAACAAGAAGGGCCAG GTTCTGTCGGTGTgcgtggaggaggagaacaTAGTGAGCTACGCCACCAGCGTGCTGCAGAACCCGGACCTGGGCCTGCGCATGGCCGTGCGCAGCAACCTGGCCGGCGCAGAGGAGCTCTTCGCCCGCAAGTTCAGCACGCTGTTCGCCCAGGGGAGCTACTCGGAGGCCGCCAAAGTCGCCGCGTCCGCCCCTAAG GGCATCCTGCGCACGGCCGACACCATCCGGAAGTTCCAGAGCGTCCCGGCGCAGCCCGGCCAGGCCTCGCCCCTGCTGCAGTATTTCGGCATCCTGCTGGACCAGGGCCAGCTCAACAAGTTTGAGTCCCTGGAGCTGTGCAGGCCCGTCCTGCAGCAGGGCCGCaagcagctgctggagaagtGGCTCAAAGAGGACAAG ctGGAGTGCTCGGAGGAGCTGGGTGATTTGGTGAAGAGTGCGGACCCCACTCTGGCCCTCAGTGTGTACCTGCGGGCCAACGTCCCCAACAAGGTCATCCAGTGCTTCGCCGAGACCGGCCAGTTCCAGAAGATCGTGCTGTACGCCAAAAAG GTGGGGTACTCCCCGGACTGGATCTTCCTCCTGAGGAGCGTGATGCGGGTCAGCCCAGAACAGGGCCTGCAGTTCGCCCAGATGCTGGCCCAGGAAGAGGAGCCGCTGGCCAACATCAACCAG ATGGTAGACGTGTTCATGGAGAGCAGTCTGATCCAGCAGTGCACGTCCTTCCTGCTGGACGCTCTGAAGAACAACAGGCCAGCGGAGGGCCACCTGCAGACTCGCCTGCTGGAGATGAACCTCATCCACGCCCCCCAG GTTGCTGATGCGATCCTGGGGAACCAGATGTTCACTCACTACGACCGCGCCCACATCGCCCAGCTGTGCGAGAAGGCGGGGCTTCTGCAGCGCGCGCTGGAGCACTACACCGACCTGTACGACATCAAACGCACCgtggtgcacacacacctgctcaacCCTGAG TGGCTGGTGAACTTCTTCGGCTCGCTGTCGGTGGAGGACTCGGTGGAGTGCCTGAGGGCCATGCTGTCCGCCAACATCCGGCAGAACCTGCAGCTCTGCGTGCAGGTGGCCTCCAAGTACCACGAGCAGCTGGGCACCCAGAACCTGGTGGAGCTCTTCGAGTCCTTCAAGAGCTACgaag GGCTCTTCTACTTCCTGGGCTCCATTGTGAACTTCAGCCAGGACCCCGACGTCCATTTTAAGTACATCCAGGCGGCCTGCAAAACGGGACAGATCAAGGAGGTGGAGCGGATCTGCCGGGAGAGCAACTGCTACGACCCGGACCGAGTCAAGAACTTCCTCAAG GAGGCCAAGTTAACAGACCAGCTGCCGTTGATCATCGTTTGCGATCGTTTTGACTTTGTGCACGACCTGGTTCTGTACCTGTACAGGAACAGCCTGCAGAAGTACATCGAGATCTACGTGCAGAAG GTGAACCCCAGCCGTCTGCCCGTGGTGATTGGGGGGCTGCTGGACGTGGACTGCTCGGAGGACGTGATTAAGAACCTGATCATGGTGGTGCGAGGCCAGTTCTCCACCGACGAGCTGGTGGCCGAGGTGGAGAAGAGGAACAG gctgAAGCTCCTGTTGCCGTGGCTGGAGTCTCGTATCCATGAGGGCTGTGAGGAGCCGGCCACCCACAACGCCCTGGCCAAGATCTACATCGACAGCAACAACAACCCCGAGCGCTTCCTGCGGGAGAACCCCTTCTACGACAGCGCGGTGGTGGGGCGCTACTGCGAGAAGAGGGACCCCCACCTGGCCTGCGTGGCCTACGAGCGCGGGGAGTGCGACCTGGACCTCATCAAg gtgtgcAATGAGAACTCCCTCTTCAAGAGCGAGGCGCGCTACCTGGTGCGCCGGAAAGATGCGGACCTGTGGGCCAACGTTCTGGAGGAGAGCAACCCCTTCAGACGGCAGCTGATCGATCAG GTGGTGCAGACGGCCCTGTCGGAGACGCAGGACCCCGAGGAGGTCTCCGTGACGGTGAAGGCCTTCATGACGGCCGACCTGCCCAACGAGCTCAtcgagctgctggagaagatcgTGCTGGACAACTCCGTCTTCAGCGAGCAccg GAACCTGCAGAACCTCCTGATCCTGACGGCGATCAAAGCGGACCGCACGCGCGTGATGGAGTACATCAACCGCCTGGACAACTACGACGCGCCCGACATCGCCAACATCGCCATCAGCAACGAGCTCTTCGAGGAGGCCTTCGCCATCTTCCGCAAGTTCGACGTCAACACCTCCGCTATCcag GTGCTGATCGAGCACATCGGGAACCTGGACCGGGCGTACGAGTTTGCGGAGCGCTGCAGCGAGCCGGCGGTGTGGAGCCAGCTGGCCCgggcccagctgcagcaggagctggtCAAGCAGGCCATCGACTCCTACATCAAAGCAGACGACCCGTCCGCCTACATGGAGGTGGTCAGCGCCGCCAGCAAGAGCA GTAACTGGGAGGACCTGGTGAAGTTCCTGCAGATGGCGAGGAAGAAGGCTCGGGAGGCGTATGTGGAGACGGAGCTCATCTTCGCTCTGGCCAAAACCAACCGCCTGGCCGAGCTGGAGGAGTTTGTGAGCGGCCCCAACAACGCCCACATCCAGCAG gTGGGGGACCGTTGCTATGACGAGGGCATGTACGACGCCGCCAAGCTGCTGTACAACAACGTGTCGAACTTCGCCCGCCTGGCGTCCACGCTGGTGCACCTGGGCGAGTACCAGGCGGCCGTGGACAGCGCCCGCAAGGCCAACAGCACCCGCACCTGGAAAGAG GTGTGCTTCGCCTGTGTGGATGGGACGGAATTCCGGCTGGCCCAAATCTGCGGCCTGCACATCGTTATCCACGCTGACGAGCTGGAGGAGCTCATCGGCTACTACCAG GACCGGGGGTACTTTGAGGAGCTGATCGCCCTGCTGGAAGCCGCGTTGGGGCTGGAGCGCGCTCACATGGGCATGTTCACAGAGCTGGCCATCCTCTACTCCAAATTCAAACCGCAGAAGATGAGGGAACACCTGGAGCTCTTCTGGTCCCGAGTCAACATCCCGAAG GTGCTGCGGGCGGCGGAACAGGCACACCTGTGGGCGGAGCTGGTCTTCCTGTACGATAAATACGAGGAGTACGACAACGCCGTCATCACCATGATGAACCACCCCACCGACGCCTGGAAAGAGGGCCAGTTTAAGGACATCATCCCCAAG GTAGCCAATGTGGAGCTGTACTACAAAGCCTTGCAGTTCTACCTGGACTACAAGCCCCTGCTGATTAACGACCTCCTGACCGTCCTGTCCCCCCGACTCGACCACACCCGAGCCGTCTCCTTCTTCTCTAAG ATGacccagctgcagctggtgaAGCCGTACCTGCGATCAGTGCAGAGCCACAATAACAGAGGAGTGAACGAGGCCTTGAACAGCCTgctgacggaggaggaggacttcCAG GGTCTGCGGGCGTCCATCGACGCGTACGACAACTTCGACAACATCAGCCTGGCGCAGCGGCTGGAGGGGCACGAGCTGGTGGAGTTCCGCCGCATCGCCGCGTACCTGTACAAGGGAAACCACCGCTGGACCCAGAGCGTGGAGCTCTGCAAGAAGGACCGCCTGTATAAG GATGCCATGCTGTACGCAGCGGAGTCGAAGGACGCGGAGCTGGCGGAGAAGCTGCTGCAGTGGTTCCTGGAGGAGGGGAAGAAGGAGTGCTTCGCCGCCTGTCTGTTCGCCTCGTACGACCTGCTCCACCCCGACGTGGTGCTGGAGCTGGCCTGGAGACACAACATCATGGACTTCGCTATGCCCTACTTCATCCAGCTCATGAGGGAGTACCTGACCAAA GTTGATGAGGTTGCGGAGAAGGTGACG GTCGACAAACTGGAAGCTTCAGAAAGCCAAAGGAAAACGGAGGAGGAAGTGACAGAGCCGACTCCAATAGTGTTCG gGCAGCAGCTGATGTTGACAGCAGGCCCAGGAGCAGTGCCCCCCCAGGCGGGGTACCCCGCTTACGGCTACAGCGCTCCGGGGTACAGCCAGCCCCCCTACGGGTACAACATGTAA
- the cltcl1 gene encoding clathrin heavy chain 1 isoform X2, translating into MAQILPIRFQEHLQLQSLGVNPANIGFSYLTMESDRFICIREKVGEQNQVVIIDMNDPTNPIRRPISADSAIMNPTSKVIALKAAKTLQIFNIEMKSKLKAHTMVEEVMFWKWISVNTVALVTESAVFHWGMEGDSQPLKMFDRHASLAGCQIINYRTDEQQKWLLLIGISAQQNRVVGAMQLYSVDRKVSQPIEGHAAAFAQFKVEGNAKPSTLFCFAVRSQAGGKLHIIEVGQPAAGNQPFAKKAVDVFFPPEAQTDFPVAMQIGTKHGVIYLITKYGYIHLYDLESGVCIYMNRISAETIFVTAPHGPTSGIIGVNKKGQVLSVCVEEENIVSYATSVLQNPDLGLRMAVRSNLAGAEELFARKFSTLFAQGSYSEAAKVAASAPKGILRTADTIRKFQSVPAQPGQASPLLQYFGILLDQGQLNKFESLELCRPVLQQGRKQLLEKWLKEDKLECSEELGDLVKSADPTLALSVYLRANVPNKVIQCFAETGQFQKIVLYAKKVGYSPDWIFLLRSVMRVSPEQGLQFAQMLAQEEEPLANINQMVDVFMESSLIQQCTSFLLDALKNNRPAEGHLQTRLLEMNLIHAPQVADAILGNQMFTHYDRAHIAQLCEKAGLLQRALEHYTDLYDIKRTVVHTHLLNPEWLVNFFGSLSVEDSVECLRAMLSANIRQNLQLCVQVASKYHEQLGTQNLVELFESFKSYEGLFYFLGSIVNFSQDPDVHFKYIQAACKTGQIKEVERICRESNCYDPDRVKNFLKEAKLTDQLPLIIVCDRFDFVHDLVLYLYRNSLQKYIEIYVQKVNPSRLPVVIGGLLDVDCSEDVIKNLIMVVRGQFSTDELVAEVEKRNRLKLLLPWLESRIHEGCEEPATHNALAKIYIDSNNNPERFLRENPFYDSAVVGRYCEKRDPHLACVAYERGECDLDLIKVCNENSLFKSEARYLVRRKDADLWANVLEESNPFRRQLIDQVVQTALSETQDPEEVSVTVKAFMTADLPNELIELLEKIVLDNSVFSEHRNLQNLLILTAIKADRTRVMEYINRLDNYDAPDIANIAISNELFEEAFAIFRKFDVNTSAIQVLIEHIGNLDRAYEFAERCSEPAVWSQLARAQLQQELVKQAIDSYIKADDPSAYMEVVSAASKSSNWEDLVKFLQMARKKAREAYVETELIFALAKTNRLAELEEFVSGPNNAHIQQVGDRCYDEGMYDAAKLLYNNVSNFARLASTLVHLGEYQAAVDSARKANSTRTWKEVCFACVDGTEFRLAQICGLHIVIHADELEELIGYYQDRGYFEELIALLEAALGLERAHMGMFTELAILYSKFKPQKMREHLELFWSRVNIPKVLRAAEQAHLWAELVFLYDKYEEYDNAVITMMNHPTDAWKEGQFKDIIPKVANVELYYKALQFYLDYKPLLINDLLTVLSPRLDHTRAVSFFSKMTQLQLVKPYLRSVQSHNNRGVNEALNSLLTEEEDFQGLRASIDAYDNFDNISLAQRLEGHELVEFRRIAAYLYKGNHRWTQSVELCKKDRLYKDAMLYAAESKDAELAEKLLQWFLEEGKKECFAACLFASYDLLHPDVVLELAWRHNIMDFAMPYFIQLMREYLTKVDKLEASESQRKTEEEVTEPTPIVFGQQLMLTAGPGAVPPQAGYPAYGYSAPGYSQPPYGYNM; encoded by the exons ctgctAAGACGCTGCAGATCTTCAACATCGAGATGAAGAGCAAGCTGAAGGCGCACACCATGGTGGAGGAGGTGATGTTCTGGAAGTGGATCTCGGTGAACACGGTGGCGCTGGTGACGGAGTCCGCCGTGTTCCACTGGGGCATGGAGGGCGACTCGCAGCCGCTCAAGATGTTCGACCGCCACGCCAGCCTGGCCGGCTGCCAGATCATCAACTACAGAACCGACGAGCAGCAGAAGTGGCTCCTGCTCATTGGCATCTCCGCCCAG CAAAACCGGGTGGTGGGCGCCATGCAGCTGTACTCGGTGGACAGGAAGGTGTCCCAGCCAATCGAAGGCCACGCTGCTGCTTTCGCTCAGTTCAAGGTGGAGGGAAACGCCAAACCCTCCACCCTCTTCTGCTTCGCTGTGAGGAGCCAGGCCGGGGGGAAG CTGCACATAATAGAGGTGGGCCAGCCTGCCGCTGGGAATCAGCCGTTTGCTAAGAAGGCCGTGGACGTGTTCTTCCCCCCCGAGGCGCAGACCGACTTCCCCGTGGCCATGCAG ATTGGTACCAAACACGGCGTCATCTACCTGATCACCAAGTACGGCTACATTCACCTGTATGACCTGGAGTCCGGCGTGTGCATCTACATGAACCGCATCAGCGCAGAGACCATCTTCGTCACCGCCCCCCACGGCCCCACCTCCGGCATCATCGGGGTCAACAAGAAGGGCCAG GTTCTGTCGGTGTgcgtggaggaggagaacaTAGTGAGCTACGCCACCAGCGTGCTGCAGAACCCGGACCTGGGCCTGCGCATGGCCGTGCGCAGCAACCTGGCCGGCGCAGAGGAGCTCTTCGCCCGCAAGTTCAGCACGCTGTTCGCCCAGGGGAGCTACTCGGAGGCCGCCAAAGTCGCCGCGTCCGCCCCTAAG GGCATCCTGCGCACGGCCGACACCATCCGGAAGTTCCAGAGCGTCCCGGCGCAGCCCGGCCAGGCCTCGCCCCTGCTGCAGTATTTCGGCATCCTGCTGGACCAGGGCCAGCTCAACAAGTTTGAGTCCCTGGAGCTGTGCAGGCCCGTCCTGCAGCAGGGCCGCaagcagctgctggagaagtGGCTCAAAGAGGACAAG ctGGAGTGCTCGGAGGAGCTGGGTGATTTGGTGAAGAGTGCGGACCCCACTCTGGCCCTCAGTGTGTACCTGCGGGCCAACGTCCCCAACAAGGTCATCCAGTGCTTCGCCGAGACCGGCCAGTTCCAGAAGATCGTGCTGTACGCCAAAAAG GTGGGGTACTCCCCGGACTGGATCTTCCTCCTGAGGAGCGTGATGCGGGTCAGCCCAGAACAGGGCCTGCAGTTCGCCCAGATGCTGGCCCAGGAAGAGGAGCCGCTGGCCAACATCAACCAG ATGGTAGACGTGTTCATGGAGAGCAGTCTGATCCAGCAGTGCACGTCCTTCCTGCTGGACGCTCTGAAGAACAACAGGCCAGCGGAGGGCCACCTGCAGACTCGCCTGCTGGAGATGAACCTCATCCACGCCCCCCAG GTTGCTGATGCGATCCTGGGGAACCAGATGTTCACTCACTACGACCGCGCCCACATCGCCCAGCTGTGCGAGAAGGCGGGGCTTCTGCAGCGCGCGCTGGAGCACTACACCGACCTGTACGACATCAAACGCACCgtggtgcacacacacctgctcaacCCTGAG TGGCTGGTGAACTTCTTCGGCTCGCTGTCGGTGGAGGACTCGGTGGAGTGCCTGAGGGCCATGCTGTCCGCCAACATCCGGCAGAACCTGCAGCTCTGCGTGCAGGTGGCCTCCAAGTACCACGAGCAGCTGGGCACCCAGAACCTGGTGGAGCTCTTCGAGTCCTTCAAGAGCTACgaag GGCTCTTCTACTTCCTGGGCTCCATTGTGAACTTCAGCCAGGACCCCGACGTCCATTTTAAGTACATCCAGGCGGCCTGCAAAACGGGACAGATCAAGGAGGTGGAGCGGATCTGCCGGGAGAGCAACTGCTACGACCCGGACCGAGTCAAGAACTTCCTCAAG GAGGCCAAGTTAACAGACCAGCTGCCGTTGATCATCGTTTGCGATCGTTTTGACTTTGTGCACGACCTGGTTCTGTACCTGTACAGGAACAGCCTGCAGAAGTACATCGAGATCTACGTGCAGAAG GTGAACCCCAGCCGTCTGCCCGTGGTGATTGGGGGGCTGCTGGACGTGGACTGCTCGGAGGACGTGATTAAGAACCTGATCATGGTGGTGCGAGGCCAGTTCTCCACCGACGAGCTGGTGGCCGAGGTGGAGAAGAGGAACAG gctgAAGCTCCTGTTGCCGTGGCTGGAGTCTCGTATCCATGAGGGCTGTGAGGAGCCGGCCACCCACAACGCCCTGGCCAAGATCTACATCGACAGCAACAACAACCCCGAGCGCTTCCTGCGGGAGAACCCCTTCTACGACAGCGCGGTGGTGGGGCGCTACTGCGAGAAGAGGGACCCCCACCTGGCCTGCGTGGCCTACGAGCGCGGGGAGTGCGACCTGGACCTCATCAAg gtgtgcAATGAGAACTCCCTCTTCAAGAGCGAGGCGCGCTACCTGGTGCGCCGGAAAGATGCGGACCTGTGGGCCAACGTTCTGGAGGAGAGCAACCCCTTCAGACGGCAGCTGATCGATCAG GTGGTGCAGACGGCCCTGTCGGAGACGCAGGACCCCGAGGAGGTCTCCGTGACGGTGAAGGCCTTCATGACGGCCGACCTGCCCAACGAGCTCAtcgagctgctggagaagatcgTGCTGGACAACTCCGTCTTCAGCGAGCAccg GAACCTGCAGAACCTCCTGATCCTGACGGCGATCAAAGCGGACCGCACGCGCGTGATGGAGTACATCAACCGCCTGGACAACTACGACGCGCCCGACATCGCCAACATCGCCATCAGCAACGAGCTCTTCGAGGAGGCCTTCGCCATCTTCCGCAAGTTCGACGTCAACACCTCCGCTATCcag GTGCTGATCGAGCACATCGGGAACCTGGACCGGGCGTACGAGTTTGCGGAGCGCTGCAGCGAGCCGGCGGTGTGGAGCCAGCTGGCCCgggcccagctgcagcaggagctggtCAAGCAGGCCATCGACTCCTACATCAAAGCAGACGACCCGTCCGCCTACATGGAGGTGGTCAGCGCCGCCAGCAAGAGCA GTAACTGGGAGGACCTGGTGAAGTTCCTGCAGATGGCGAGGAAGAAGGCTCGGGAGGCGTATGTGGAGACGGAGCTCATCTTCGCTCTGGCCAAAACCAACCGCCTGGCCGAGCTGGAGGAGTTTGTGAGCGGCCCCAACAACGCCCACATCCAGCAG gTGGGGGACCGTTGCTATGACGAGGGCATGTACGACGCCGCCAAGCTGCTGTACAACAACGTGTCGAACTTCGCCCGCCTGGCGTCCACGCTGGTGCACCTGGGCGAGTACCAGGCGGCCGTGGACAGCGCCCGCAAGGCCAACAGCACCCGCACCTGGAAAGAG GTGTGCTTCGCCTGTGTGGATGGGACGGAATTCCGGCTGGCCCAAATCTGCGGCCTGCACATCGTTATCCACGCTGACGAGCTGGAGGAGCTCATCGGCTACTACCAG GACCGGGGGTACTTTGAGGAGCTGATCGCCCTGCTGGAAGCCGCGTTGGGGCTGGAGCGCGCTCACATGGGCATGTTCACAGAGCTGGCCATCCTCTACTCCAAATTCAAACCGCAGAAGATGAGGGAACACCTGGAGCTCTTCTGGTCCCGAGTCAACATCCCGAAG GTGCTGCGGGCGGCGGAACAGGCACACCTGTGGGCGGAGCTGGTCTTCCTGTACGATAAATACGAGGAGTACGACAACGCCGTCATCACCATGATGAACCACCCCACCGACGCCTGGAAAGAGGGCCAGTTTAAGGACATCATCCCCAAG GTAGCCAATGTGGAGCTGTACTACAAAGCCTTGCAGTTCTACCTGGACTACAAGCCCCTGCTGATTAACGACCTCCTGACCGTCCTGTCCCCCCGACTCGACCACACCCGAGCCGTCTCCTTCTTCTCTAAG ATGacccagctgcagctggtgaAGCCGTACCTGCGATCAGTGCAGAGCCACAATAACAGAGGAGTGAACGAGGCCTTGAACAGCCTgctgacggaggaggaggacttcCAG GGTCTGCGGGCGTCCATCGACGCGTACGACAACTTCGACAACATCAGCCTGGCGCAGCGGCTGGAGGGGCACGAGCTGGTGGAGTTCCGCCGCATCGCCGCGTACCTGTACAAGGGAAACCACCGCTGGACCCAGAGCGTGGAGCTCTGCAAGAAGGACCGCCTGTATAAG GATGCCATGCTGTACGCAGCGGAGTCGAAGGACGCGGAGCTGGCGGAGAAGCTGCTGCAGTGGTTCCTGGAGGAGGGGAAGAAGGAGTGCTTCGCCGCCTGTCTGTTCGCCTCGTACGACCTGCTCCACCCCGACGTGGTGCTGGAGCTGGCCTGGAGACACAACATCATGGACTTCGCTATGCCCTACTTCATCCAGCTCATGAGGGAGTACCTGACCAAA GTCGACAAACTGGAAGCTTCAGAAAGCCAAAGGAAAACGGAGGAGGAAGTGACAGAGCCGACTCCAATAGTGTTCG gGCAGCAGCTGATGTTGACAGCAGGCCCAGGAGCAGTGCCCCCCCAGGCGGGGTACCCCGCTTACGGCTACAGCGCTCCGGGGTACAGCCAGCCCCCCTACGGGTACAACATGTAA